A part of Candidatus Deferrimicrobium borealis genomic DNA contains:
- a CDS encoding heavy metal sensor histidine kinase, whose product MSSKPPEETEAGRSPVRGLSITGKLTLLNTLSAFGILLVAMLFQFLALSRELAQEDRKLLADEIAEIRAILSEDPIDIATLEREIRRETAPQRTLQFYSRVLDEHGGILMETPTMASVLPGHAFPVPEEGGLGANRAELRWFSAAGMSFRLQSARADGSPEKRKLFLVQVALDVSDEQRVLSDYRKKMVLVLLSGIVLSAMLSAIVAHRGLRPLREIARTAGRITVTRLGERLSITQWPAELSDLAMSFNRMMDRLEDGFERLSRFSDDLAHELRTPINNLMGEAEVALSRSRTPEEYRQVLESALEEHGKLSRMIDSILFLARPEPRIDRVPVDTRREVEALLEYYGALAEEKTIRTSCRGEVTAVADPLLFRRAVGNLLSNAIRYTPPGGGIDVELRQGADGAAVIAVRDDGIGIEPNLLPKICERFSRSEAARSVYPQGMGLGLAIVKSIMDLHGGTIEISSELGKGACAVLVFPLRQAKHPKSRES is encoded by the coding sequence ATGTCCTCCAAGCCCCCTGAGGAGACCGAGGCCGGGCGGAGCCCCGTACGCGGGCTGTCCATCACGGGCAAGCTGACTCTTCTCAACACCCTTTCCGCCTTCGGAATCCTGCTCGTTGCCATGCTCTTTCAGTTCCTTGCCTTGTCGCGCGAACTGGCGCAGGAGGATCGGAAATTGCTGGCGGACGAGATCGCCGAGATCCGGGCGATCCTTTCGGAGGATCCCATCGATATCGCGACTCTGGAGAGGGAGATCCGCCGGGAGACCGCGCCGCAGAGGACCCTCCAATTCTATTCCCGGGTCCTCGACGAACATGGCGGGATTCTGATGGAGACCCCGACCATGGCTTCCGTGCTCCCCGGTCATGCCTTTCCGGTTCCGGAGGAGGGGGGCTTGGGGGCGAATAGGGCGGAACTCCGGTGGTTTTCCGCCGCAGGGATGTCATTCCGCCTCCAGTCCGCCCGCGCGGACGGGTCGCCCGAGAAGCGGAAGTTGTTCCTCGTCCAAGTGGCCCTGGATGTCTCTGACGAACAGCGGGTTCTTTCCGATTACCGGAAGAAGATGGTGCTGGTCCTTCTCTCAGGGATCGTCCTCTCCGCGATGTTGAGCGCTATTGTGGCCCACAGGGGATTGCGGCCCCTTCGGGAGATCGCGCGGACGGCGGGGCGGATCACCGTAACGCGCCTCGGCGAGCGGCTAAGCATCACCCAATGGCCCGCGGAGCTTTCAGACCTTGCGATGTCCTTCAATCGCATGATGGACCGGCTCGAAGACGGTTTCGAGCGCCTCTCCCGCTTCTCGGACGACTTGGCCCACGAGCTGCGCACTCCGATCAACAACCTGATGGGCGAGGCGGAAGTCGCTCTGTCGAGGAGTCGAACCCCCGAGGAGTATCGGCAGGTCCTGGAATCCGCCTTGGAGGAGCACGGGAAGCTGTCCCGGATGATCGACAGCATCCTGTTCCTGGCGCGCCCGGAGCCGCGGATAGATCGCGTTCCGGTGGACACCCGCCGGGAGGTCGAGGCGCTGCTGGAATATTATGGGGCGCTCGCCGAAGAAAAAACTATCCGGACATCCTGCCGGGGGGAGGTGACAGCGGTCGCCGATCCGCTTCTCTTTCGGCGTGCCGTCGGCAACCTGCTTTCCAACGCGATCCGGTACACACCCCCCGGCGGAGGAATCGATGTCGAACTCCGGCAGGGGGCGGATGGGGCAGCGGTCATCGCAGTACGCGACGACGGGATCGGCATCGAGCCGAACCTCCTCCCGAAGATCTGCGAACGTTTTTCCCGGAGCGAGGCGGCGCGTTCCGTCTATCCTCAGGGGATGGGGCTGGGGCTCGCGATCGTGAAATCCATCATGGACCTGCACGGCGGCACGATTGAAATAAGCAGCGAGCTCGGCAAGGGCGCATGTGCTGTCCTCGTCTTTCCCCTTCGTCAGGCGAAACATCCGAAATCGCGTGAAAGTTGA
- a CDS encoding helix-turn-helix domain-containing protein gives MIDIGARIKHLRQINGLAQADLAERAGLTKGAISQVERNLTSPSVANLFEILTALNETPSSFFADVDEEKVLFRKSDALPSEITGYKTFDTLLPKSRYRAIVAYRATIAPGKGTPPEPPQEGENYILVLAGRLVLRLGQISYVARKGESLYFAGEQEFAFSNKGKTLVDFLWVRTSGR, from the coding sequence GTGATCGACATCGGCGCACGGATCAAGCATCTTCGCCAGATCAACGGGCTGGCGCAAGCCGATCTGGCCGAGCGCGCGGGCCTGACCAAGGGCGCCATCTCCCAGGTCGAGCGCAACCTCACCTCCCCCTCCGTCGCGAACCTCTTCGAGATCCTCACCGCCCTCAACGAAACGCCCTCCTCCTTCTTCGCCGACGTCGACGAGGAAAAGGTGCTCTTCCGGAAGAGCGACGCCCTCCCCTCCGAGATCACCGGATACAAAACGTTCGACACGCTTCTGCCCAAGAGCCGCTACCGCGCCATCGTCGCCTACCGCGCCACGATCGCCCCGGGGAAGGGAACGCCCCCGGAGCCTCCGCAGGAAGGGGAGAACTACATCCTCGTTCTCGCCGGACGGCTGGTCCTTCGGCTCGGGCAGATCTCGTACGTGGCCCGCAAGGGGGAGAGCCTCTACTTCGCGGGGGAGCAGGAGTTCGCGTTTTCGAACAAGGGGAAGACGCTCGTCGACTTCCTCTGGGTGCGCACGAGCGGGAGATAA
- the priA gene encoding primosomal protein N': MTFSLSSPLFVEVAVPLPIDHPFTYRVPFGEEHRAQVGVRVLIPFAGRKMTGLVTAITDAAALGGRDAKDLLAILDETPYVSVRHLAFLSATARECLAPLGETLRAALPRGLPRKEAPSAPRMEAFYRPSPLPPEGPMTPKQRLAHEAVREAGGLSASELSLRVPGGVEAAKRLAAKGFLLVSLRPRPVALHAASLPDLAGDLSPTPGQEAALARVGVAVASGRHAAFVLHGVTGSGKTEVYLRAVEQVRATGRQAIFLVPEIALTPQLLGRVRSRFRDGVAVLHSGLTPAERSSQWRKIRDGEVFLCVGARSAIFSPFPSVGLVVVDEEHDAAYKQEDGVRYQARDLALLRGRMEDAVVLLGSATPSAESFHRARTGGATLLSLPERIGGSDMPEISVVDLKGRTDRRGADRYFSPELEAEIDATLARNEKAMLFLNRRGFAAALTCLECGTTVQCRNCQVALTYHRQHEALLCHYCNVKRMEPESCAKCGGHKLAQVGIGTERLLSWVSKRWKEARVARLDSDVTRKRGAYAEVLSGMQRGEVDILVGTQMIAKGHDFPEVTFVGVLLADLSLSFPDFRSSERTFQILTQVAGRSGRGDRPGKVLYQTMAPESPAIRKAAEHDYAGFMEGELAAREAMGYPPSGRMLLLRLSGARQDAAREAADLVTGALSGPMSAHGVRLLGPAPSPIARVKRRFHYQILLVMPPDLPVGDLFPELLRPLRERVRKSGVRLEADVDPYQMMV, translated from the coding sequence ATGACCTTTTCCCTCTCCTCGCCGCTGTTCGTCGAAGTGGCCGTGCCGCTTCCGATCGACCATCCGTTCACGTACCGGGTCCCCTTCGGGGAGGAGCATCGTGCCCAGGTCGGCGTTCGCGTCCTCATCCCGTTCGCCGGGCGGAAGATGACGGGACTGGTAACGGCGATCACCGACGCAGCCGCCCTCGGCGGGCGGGACGCGAAGGACCTTCTCGCGATCCTCGATGAAACGCCGTATGTGTCCGTGCGCCACCTCGCGTTTCTTTCCGCGACTGCGCGCGAATGCCTCGCCCCGCTGGGCGAGACGCTGCGCGCCGCCCTCCCTCGCGGACTTCCCCGGAAGGAGGCTCCCTCCGCGCCCCGGATGGAAGCGTTCTACCGCCCTTCACCGCTTCCCCCCGAAGGTCCGATGACTCCGAAACAGCGCCTTGCGCACGAAGCGGTTCGCGAGGCGGGGGGACTGTCCGCGTCCGAACTTTCGTTGCGGGTGCCGGGCGGGGTGGAGGCGGCGAAGCGTCTCGCCGCGAAAGGTTTTCTGCTCGTTTCGTTGCGGCCCCGGCCGGTGGCCCTCCACGCCGCGTCCCTTCCCGATCTTGCGGGGGATCTCTCGCCCACGCCCGGCCAGGAGGCCGCGCTTGCGCGGGTCGGGGTCGCCGTCGCCTCGGGGCGGCACGCCGCCTTCGTGCTGCACGGCGTGACCGGTTCCGGGAAGACCGAGGTCTACCTGCGCGCGGTCGAGCAGGTGCGCGCCACGGGCCGCCAGGCGATCTTCCTCGTTCCCGAGATCGCCCTCACCCCACAGTTGCTCGGCAGGGTCCGTTCCCGGTTCCGCGACGGGGTCGCGGTGCTCCACAGCGGGCTCACGCCGGCGGAGCGGTCCTCCCAGTGGAGGAAAATCCGCGACGGGGAGGTGTTCCTCTGCGTTGGCGCGCGCTCCGCGATCTTCTCCCCCTTCCCGTCCGTCGGGCTCGTCGTCGTTGACGAGGAGCACGACGCCGCGTACAAGCAGGAGGACGGCGTCCGGTACCAGGCGCGGGATCTCGCCCTTCTGCGGGGCCGCATGGAGGACGCCGTCGTCCTGCTGGGCTCCGCCACGCCTTCCGCGGAATCGTTCCACCGGGCGCGGACCGGCGGCGCGACGCTTCTTTCCCTCCCCGAGCGGATCGGCGGGAGCGACATGCCGGAAATCTCCGTCGTCGACCTCAAGGGGCGCACGGACCGGCGCGGCGCGGACCGCTACTTCTCCCCCGAGCTCGAGGCGGAGATCGACGCGACCCTTGCCCGGAACGAGAAGGCGATGCTCTTCCTCAACCGGCGCGGGTTCGCCGCCGCCCTCACGTGCCTCGAGTGCGGAACCACGGTGCAGTGCCGGAATTGCCAGGTGGCGCTCACGTACCACCGGCAGCATGAGGCGCTCCTGTGCCACTACTGCAACGTGAAGAGAATGGAGCCCGAATCGTGCGCGAAGTGCGGCGGGCACAAACTCGCCCAGGTGGGGATCGGGACGGAGCGACTCCTCTCCTGGGTCTCGAAGCGGTGGAAGGAGGCGCGGGTCGCCCGGCTCGACTCGGACGTCACGCGGAAGCGCGGGGCGTATGCAGAAGTCCTCTCCGGCATGCAGCGGGGGGAGGTGGACATCCTTGTCGGGACGCAGATGATCGCCAAGGGACACGACTTCCCCGAAGTCACCTTCGTCGGGGTTCTTCTGGCCGACCTCTCCCTGTCGTTTCCGGATTTCCGGTCGTCGGAGCGCACCTTCCAGATCCTGACCCAGGTGGCGGGACGTTCGGGTCGCGGCGACCGGCCGGGCAAGGTCCTCTACCAGACGATGGCCCCGGAGAGCCCGGCCATCCGCAAGGCGGCGGAGCACGACTACGCCGGGTTCATGGAAGGCGAGCTCGCCGCGCGGGAAGCGATGGGGTACCCCCCTTCCGGAAGGATGCTGCTGCTTCGGTTGTCGGGGGCGAGACAGGACGCCGCGCGGGAGGCGGCCGACCTGGTAACCGGTGCGCTTTCCGGCCCGATGTCCGCCCACGGAGTCCGCCTCCTGGGCCCCGCCCCCTCGCCGATCGCCCGGGTCAAGCGCCGCTTCCACTACCAGATCCTGCTGGTGATGCCCCCCGACCTCCCGGTGGGGGACCTCTTCCCGGAGCTCCTGCGTCCCCTCCGCGAACGGGTCCGCAAGTCGGGCGTGCGCCTCGAGGCCGACGTCGACCCGTATCAGATGATGGTGTGA
- the cmoA gene encoding carboxy-S-adenosyl-L-methionine synthase CmoA has translation MAKDKVYSDKRTVIQDFNFGHATALVFDDMLARSVPFYAELQRMMAEIAADYALPGTSVVDLGCSTGTTILLLDHFLPPSIPVVGVDYSQEMILKAKEKIAEHGMKREVEFICQDLNQGAPVRNASVVVMNLTLQFVRPLYRQTIIRQIADGLHKDGCLLLVEKVLSGDSNINRFFIKYYYDFKQRNGYSQLEISQKREALENVLIPYQVEEDVHLLKSNGFPNVDIFFKWYNFCGFLAHK, from the coding sequence ATGGCCAAGGACAAGGTTTATTCAGATAAGCGCACGGTCATTCAGGACTTCAATTTCGGTCACGCCACTGCCCTGGTATTCGACGACATGCTGGCGCGCTCTGTCCCGTTCTACGCGGAGTTGCAGCGGATGATGGCCGAAATCGCCGCCGATTACGCCCTGCCGGGCACATCCGTCGTCGATCTGGGCTGCTCCACGGGCACCACGATCCTGTTGCTGGACCACTTCCTCCCCCCCAGCATCCCCGTCGTCGGCGTGGATTACTCCCAGGAGATGATCCTCAAGGCCAAGGAGAAGATCGCCGAACACGGCATGAAGCGGGAGGTCGAGTTCATCTGCCAGGACCTCAATCAGGGGGCCCCCGTCCGGAACGCGTCCGTGGTGGTCATGAACCTCACCCTCCAGTTCGTCCGCCCCCTGTACCGGCAAACCATCATCCGACAGATCGCCGACGGCCTGCACAAGGACGGGTGTCTCCTCCTGGTGGAGAAGGTCCTGAGCGGCGACTCCAACATCAACCGCTTCTTCATCAAGTACTACTACGATTTCAAGCAGAGGAACGGCTACAGCCAGCTGGAGATCAGCCAGAAGCGGGAAGCCCTGGAAAACGTGCTCATCCCCTACCAGGTGGAGGAAGACGTGCATCTCCTCAAGAGCAACGGGTTCCCTAACGTGGACATCTTCTTCAAGTGGTACAACTTCTGCGGTTTTCTGGCGCACAAATAG
- a CDS encoding isoprenylcysteine carboxylmethyltransferase family protein produces MESPNRFLVASGNFFFKIRNGLFPLMYLALLLIARPSVLFGSPVANALVLGLGAVLAVAGEFLRCLTIGYEYIHRGGRDGKVYADFLVKGGVYAHTRNPMYVGNCLIAIGLILYSGAPFAMLVLIPFFLFVYVSITSAEEAYLSGRFGDDYRDYCGRVNRYLPPPVALYRELSVLTYDRKKALLKEYGTLWVVGMGLTGLPWWRMYHLEGAAPAGAAAPLFLGLFALLLVSWGTVRFLKKTKRLSADPSMFSKHR; encoded by the coding sequence ATGGAATCGCCGAATCGCTTCCTCGTCGCCTCCGGCAACTTCTTCTTCAAGATCCGTAACGGGCTCTTCCCGCTGATGTACCTTGCGCTGCTCCTTATCGCTAGGCCGTCGGTGCTCTTCGGGTCTCCTGTCGCCAACGCCCTCGTCCTAGGCCTCGGTGCAGTCCTTGCGGTGGCGGGAGAGTTCCTGCGGTGCCTGACCATCGGCTACGAATACATCCACCGGGGTGGGCGCGACGGGAAGGTCTACGCGGACTTCCTGGTCAAGGGCGGCGTCTACGCTCACACGAGGAACCCGATGTATGTGGGGAACTGCCTGATCGCCATCGGGCTCATTCTCTACAGCGGGGCCCCGTTCGCCATGCTCGTCCTGATCCCGTTCTTCCTGTTCGTCTACGTGTCCATCACCTCTGCAGAGGAGGCGTACCTCTCCGGGAGGTTCGGGGACGACTACCGCGACTACTGCGGGCGCGTGAACCGTTACCTGCCGCCGCCGGTCGCCCTCTACCGGGAACTGTCGGTGTTGACCTACGACAGAAAGAAAGCCCTGTTGAAGGAGTACGGAACCCTCTGGGTCGTGGGCATGGGCTTGACCGGCCTCCCATGGTGGCGCATGTATCACCTCGAGGGCGCAGCCCCGGCAGGCGCCGCGGCCCCTCTCTTCCTCGGCCTGTTCGCCCTGCTGCTGGTTTCGTGGGGCACGGTGCGTTTTTTGAAGAAGACGAAACGCCTCTCGGCAGATCCGAGCATGTTTTCGAAACACCGTTAG
- a CDS encoding isoprenylcysteine carboxylmethyltransferase family protein, with translation MKDSFEKRRIAISRIFSAAVIGMILVSRSHWRTEAPLLGAVLFCLGAVLVGVASLGRMWCSLYIAGYKTSKLITEGPYSMTRNPLYFFSFLGTIGVGLATETILFTVVMLVAFAIYYPLVIRSEERKLLAIHHEEFTAYVEKTPRFFPKFSALKEPQTYEVTPVVYRKNSLDAVWFVWVLGALEIIKGLHASGILPAWFTVY, from the coding sequence ATGAAGGATTCCTTCGAAAAACGCCGTATCGCGATTTCCAGGATATTTTCCGCGGCCGTCATCGGGATGATCCTGGTTTCCCGCAGCCACTGGCGGACGGAAGCGCCTCTGCTGGGGGCCGTCCTGTTCTGTCTCGGGGCGGTTCTGGTCGGTGTCGCGTCGCTCGGACGGATGTGGTGCTCCCTCTATATCGCGGGGTACAAGACCAGCAAGTTGATCACCGAAGGCCCGTATTCGATGACCCGGAATCCCCTCTATTTTTTCAGTTTCCTGGGGACGATCGGCGTCGGCCTGGCCACCGAAACCATCCTTTTCACGGTCGTGATGCTGGTCGCCTTCGCCATCTATTACCCGCTGGTGATCCGAAGCGAGGAGAGGAAACTTCTGGCGATCCACCATGAAGAATTCACGGCGTACGTCGAAAAAACCCCCCGCTTTTTCCCGAAATTCTCCGCGCTGAAGGAGCCGCAGACGTACGAGGTGACACCGGTCGTCTACCGGAAGAATTCGCTCGACGCCGTCTGGTTCGTCTGGGTTCTCGGTGCGCTCGAGATCATCAAGGGGCTGCACGCGTCCGGTATCCTCCCCGCATGGTTCACCGTCTATTGA
- a CDS encoding heavy metal response regulator transcription factor, translating to MRILVVEDERKTAAYLKKGLSESGFAVDIAERGEDGLHLALTGEYAVMVLDVLLPDRDGWSILSELRRNGREIPVLFLTARDAIQDRVRGLELGADDYLVKPFAFSELLARIRTILRRGPARREEVFRIADLELDPVRHRAVRGGMPLDLTAKEFLLLSLLVRRAGEVLSRTYISEQVWDMSFDGDTNVVDVAIRRLRIKVDDPYPRKLIRTVRGIGYVLQAP from the coding sequence ATGCGGATTCTCGTGGTGGAAGACGAACGGAAGACGGCGGCCTACCTGAAGAAGGGGCTTTCCGAAAGCGGTTTCGCGGTGGATATCGCGGAGCGGGGGGAGGACGGCCTGCACTTGGCCCTGACAGGTGAATACGCCGTCATGGTTCTGGACGTCCTTTTGCCGGACCGGGACGGTTGGTCGATCTTGTCGGAACTTCGGCGGAACGGACGGGAGATCCCGGTCCTTTTCCTCACCGCCCGGGACGCTATCCAGGACCGCGTGAGGGGGCTGGAACTGGGGGCGGACGACTACCTCGTCAAACCGTTCGCCTTCTCGGAGCTTCTCGCCCGCATTCGGACCATCCTGCGTCGCGGACCGGCACGTCGCGAGGAGGTCTTCCGGATCGCCGATCTGGAACTGGACCCGGTTCGGCACCGGGCCGTCCGGGGAGGGATGCCCCTGGACCTCACGGCGAAGGAGTTCCTTCTTCTATCCCTCCTCGTGCGCCGTGCCGGCGAGGTCCTTTCGCGGACGTACATCTCCGAGCAGGTCTGGGACATGAGCTTCGACGGGGACACCAATGTCGTGGATGTGGCCATTCGCCGTCTTCGGATCAAGGTGGACGATCCCTATCCCCGGAAGCTCATCCGCACCGTGCGCGGAATCGGTTATGTCCTCCAAGCCCCCTGA